The Raphanus sativus cultivar WK10039 chromosome 2, ASM80110v3, whole genome shotgun sequence genome includes a region encoding these proteins:
- the LOC108832036 gene encoding probable peroxygenase 4 produces MASSGVKFVPEEDNFLQRHVAFFDRNKDGIVYPSETYQGFRAIGCGYLLSAFASLFINIGLSSKTRPGKGFSLSFPIEVKNIHLAKHGSDSGVYDKNGRFVESKFEEIFAKHSKTHPDALTNKELKQLLNSNKEANDRKGAIAAFTEWKILYYLCKDKNGLLHKDTVRAVYDGSLFEKLEKQKASKKHA; encoded by the exons ATGGCTTCCTCTG gaGTGAAATTTGTGCCAGAAGAAGATAACTTCTTACAGAGACATGTAGCCTTCTTCGATAGGAACAAAGATGGCATCGTTTATCCCTCAGAGACATATCAAG ggTTTAGAGCAATCGGATGTGGATATCTCTTGTCGGCATTCGCTTCTCTGTTCATCAATATCGGTCTAAGCAGCAAAACTCGTCCg GGAAAAGGTTTCTCGTTATCATTTCCGATAGAGGTTAAGAATATCCATCTTGCTAAACACGGCAGCGATTCAGGCGTTTACGACAAGAATGGGAg ATTTGTGGAATCGAAATTCGAGGAGATATTTGCAAAGCATTCAAAGACACATCCCGATGCATTGACGAACAAGGAACTTAAACAACTGCTCAACTCAAACAAAGAGGCTAATGATCGTAAAGGAGC GATTGCTGCATTTACGGAGTGGAAGATCTTGTATTATCTATGCAAAGACAAGAACGGTTTGTTGCACAAAGACACTGTTAGAGCTGTCTACGATGGCTCCCTTTTCGAGAAACTCGAGAAACAAAAAGCTTCTAAGAAACATGCTTAA